From the genome of Helicobacter pylori, one region includes:
- the folE gene encoding GTP cyclohydrolase I FolE, protein MENFFNQFFENIGEDKNREGLKETPKRVQELWKFLYKGYKEDPKVALKSAYFQGVCDEMIVAQNIEFYSTCEHHLLPFLGHISLGYIPKEKIVGISAIAKLIEIYSRRLQIQERLTTQIAETFDEIIEPRGVIVICEAKHLCMSMQGVQKQNAIIKTSVLKGLFKKDPKTRAEFMQLLKS, encoded by the coding sequence ATGGAAAATTTTTTCAACCAGTTTTTTGAAAATATCGGCGAAGATAAGAATAGAGAAGGTCTAAAAGAGACGCCTAAAAGGGTTCAAGAATTATGGAAATTCTTGTATAAAGGCTATAAAGAAGATCCTAAAGTGGCTTTAAAAAGCGCGTATTTTCAAGGCGTTTGCGATGAAATGATAGTGGCTCAAAACATTGAATTTTACTCCACTTGCGAACACCATTTGCTCCCTTTTTTGGGGCATATCAGTTTAGGATACATTCCTAAGGAAAAGATTGTGGGCATTAGCGCGATCGCTAAACTCATTGAAATTTATAGCAGACGCTTGCAAATCCAAGAAAGGCTGACCACTCAAATTGCAGAAACCTTTGATGAAATCATAGAGCCAAGGGGCGTGATTGTGATTTGTGAAGCCAAGCATTTGTGCATGAGCATGCAAGGAGTGCAAAAGCAAAATGCAATCATTAAAACAAGCGTTCTAAAGGGTCTCTTTAAAAAAGACCCTAAAACCAGAGCTGAATTTATGCAACTCTTAAAATCTTAG
- a CDS encoding GNAT family N-acetyltransferase, producing the protein MTIKVFSPKYPTELEEFYAQRIADNPLGFIQRLDLLPSISGFVQKLREHGGEFFGMRKDKKLIGICGLNHIHKTEAELCKFHIDTAYQSQGLGQKLYESVERYALTKGYTKISLHVSKSQIKACSLYQKLGFMCIKEEDCVIELGEETLIFPTLFMEKILS; encoded by the coding sequence ATGACCATCAAAGTTTTTTCGCCCAAATACCCTACTGAATTAGAAGAATTTTATGCCCAACGCATCGCTGATAACCCTTTAGGGTTTATCCAACGCTTGGATCTTTTGCCTAGCATTAGCGGGTTCGTTCAAAAATTGCGCGAGCATGGCGGGGAATTTTTTGGAATGAGAAAGGATAAAAAGCTCATTGGGATCTGTGGGCTTAATCATATCCATAAAACAGAAGCAGAGTTGTGTAAATTCCACATTGATACCGCTTATCAATCTCAAGGGCTGGGTCAAAAACTCTATGAGAGCGTGGAACGATACGCTTTAACTAAAGGCTATACTAAAATCTCTCTGCATGTGAGCAAAAGCCAAATCAAGGCATGCAGTCTCTATCAAAAGCTGGGTTTTATGTGCATCAAAGAAGAGGATTGCGTGATTGAGTTGGGCGAAGAGACTTTGATTTTCCCTACTCTTTTTATGGAAAAGATTCTGTCTTAA
- a CDS encoding 6-pyruvoyl trahydropterin synthase family protein, with amino-acid sequence MVIRRLYKFCASHVVRNCSSLKCAQNIHGHNYEVEVFIETNRLDNANMALDFGLMQQEMQTFIDSFDHAHHFWDKESDEFQRFIENHCVRYVKCSFNLSAESYALMFLYYLTRILQKSVFSNNEGELKVSSVRVHETKNGYAESFLKDLENPHFKSLVHNHCVSFSQGIQNLWQDKDFFNKIISDEKQCFFHAKPLHQIP; translated from the coding sequence ATGGTTATCAGGCGATTGTATAAATTTTGCGCTAGCCATGTGGTGCGCAATTGCTCTTCTTTAAAATGCGCTCAAAACATCCATGGGCATAATTATGAAGTGGAAGTCTTTATTGAAACCAACCGCTTAGATAATGCGAACATGGCGTTAGATTTTGGGCTGATGCAGCAAGAAATGCAAACCTTTATAGACTCCTTTGATCATGCCCATCATTTTTGGGACAAAGAAAGCGATGAGTTTCAGCGTTTTATAGAAAATCATTGCGTCCGCTATGTGAAATGCTCGTTCAATTTGAGCGCGGAGAGTTACGCTCTCATGTTTTTATACTACCTGACAAGGATTTTACAAAAAAGCGTTTTTTCCAATAATGAAGGGGAGTTAAAAGTCTCTAGCGTGCGCGTGCATGAGACTAAAAACGGCTACGCTGAAAGCTTTTTAAAAGATTTAGAAAACCCACACTTTAAATCTTTAGTGCATAATCATTGCGTCTCTTTCTCGCAAGGCATTCAAAATTTGTGGCAAGATAAGGATTTTTTCAATAAAATCATTAGCGATGAAAAACAATGCTTTTTTCACGCTAAACCCTTACACCAAATCCCTTAA
- the surE gene encoding 5'/3'-nucleotidase SurE, with amino-acid sequence MKKILLTNDDGYHAKGIKALEQALEEMAEIYVVAPNREKSACSQCITITAPLRAEKIKGKEGRHYRIDDGTPSDCVYLAINELFKHVCFDLVISGINLGSNMGEDTIYSGTVAGAIEGTIQGVPSIAISQLLSHKNKNTPLSFDLAQKIIQDLVQNIFTKGYPLKGRKLLNVNIPNCSLQEYKGECITPKGYRLYKKEVHKRTDPKNESYFWLGLHPLEWQKRENEDRLSDFDAIASNHVSITPLNLDLTSYDDLKSLESWHKGMLK; translated from the coding sequence ATGAAAAAAATTTTACTCACTAACGATGATGGCTACCATGCAAAAGGCATTAAAGCATTAGAACAAGCTTTAGAAGAAATGGCAGAAATTTATGTGGTCGCCCCCAATCGTGAAAAAAGTGCATGCTCGCAATGCATCACGATCACTGCGCCTTTAAGAGCGGAGAAAATTAAGGGCAAAGAAGGCAGGCATTATAGGATTGATGATGGCACGCCAAGCGATTGCGTGTATCTAGCGATCAATGAGCTTTTTAAACATGTTTGTTTTGATTTAGTGATTTCAGGGATCAATCTTGGATCTAACATGGGCGAAGACACGATTTATTCTGGAACGGTAGCCGGAGCGATTGAAGGCACCATCCAGGGCGTGCCTTCCATTGCGATTTCTCAACTCCTTTCTCATAAAAATAAAAACACTCCCCTAAGTTTTGATCTGGCTCAAAAGATTATCCAGGATTTAGTCCAAAACATTTTCACCAAAGGCTACCCTTTAAAAGGGCGCAAGCTCTTGAATGTGAATATCCCTAATTGCTCCTTACAAGAATATAAGGGCGAATGCATCACCCCTAAGGGCTATAGGCTGTATAAAAAAGAAGTGCATAAGCGCACAGACCCCAAAAATGAAAGCTATTTTTGGCTAGGGCTACACCCTTTAGAATGGCAAAAGCGCGAAAATGAAGACAGACTCTCTGATTTTGACGCTATCGCTTCAAACCATGTCTCTATCACGCCTTTAAATTTAGACTTAACCAGTTATGATGATCTAAAAAGCTTGGAATCTTGGCATAAGGGAATGTTAAAGTGA
- the htpX gene encoding zinc metalloprotease HtpX: MTNFEKIIVQNRLKTNAVLATYCVIFAFIGLLVDVIRINANDLGIALFKLMTFQIFPMITLIMFLAAFVIIIVCIQNFSSIMLSGDEYKLIDKSKVLSSKENQIHRLLLELLEEAKLHFEPKLYIINAPYMNAFASGWNESNSLIALTSALIERLDRDELKAVIAHELSHIRHNDIRLTMCVGILSNIMLLAANFSVYFFMGNRKNSGANLARMILLVLQIVLPFLTLLLQMYLSRTREYMADSGAAFLMHDNKSMIRALQKISNDYEENDYKDIDKNSTRSAAYLFNAEMFSTHPSVKNRIQSLSRRII; this comes from the coding sequence ATGACGAATTTTGAAAAAATTATCGTGCAAAACAGGCTCAAAACGAATGCGGTTTTAGCCACTTATTGCGTGATTTTTGCTTTTATTGGGTTGCTGGTGGATGTTATTAGAATTAATGCTAATGATTTAGGAATAGCTCTTTTTAAACTCATGACTTTTCAAATTTTTCCTATGATCACTTTGATTATGTTTTTAGCGGCTTTTGTCATTATTATTGTTTGTATCCAAAATTTTAGCTCTATCATGTTAAGCGGTGATGAATACAAGCTTATTGACAAAAGCAAGGTTTTAAGCTCTAAAGAAAATCAAATCCATCGCCTTTTGCTAGAGCTTTTAGAAGAGGCTAAGCTTCATTTTGAGCCTAAGCTTTATATCATTAATGCCCCTTACATGAACGCTTTTGCGAGCGGGTGGAATGAATCTAATTCTCTTATCGCTCTTACAAGTGCTTTAATAGAGAGGTTGGATAGAGATGAATTAAAAGCCGTGATCGCTCATGAGCTCAGCCACATCAGGCACAATGACATCCGCTTGACCATGTGTGTGGGGATTTTAAGCAATATCATGCTGTTAGCGGCTAATTTTAGCGTGTATTTTTTCATGGGGAATCGCAAGAATAGTGGGGCGAATTTAGCCCGAATGATTTTATTAGTCTTACAGATCGTTTTGCCTTTTTTAACGCTCCTTTTACAAATGTATTTGAGCCGCACACGAGAATACATGGCCGATAGCGGGGCAGCGTTTTTAATGCATGACAATAAATCTATGATTAGAGCCTTACAAAAAATTTCTAACGATTACGAAGAAAACGATTATAAAGACATAGATAAAAACAGCACCCGATCGGCGGCTTATCTTTTTAACGCTGAAATGTTTAGCACCCACCCTAGCGTTAAAAATCGTATCCAATCTTTATCAAGGCGCATCATTTAA
- a CDS encoding 7-carboxy-7-deazaguanine synthase QueE — translation MKLPVVESFFSLQGEGKRIGKPSLFLRLGGCNLSCKGFNCKTLLHDEILTGCDSLYAVHPKFKTSWDYYNEPKSLIDRLENLAPNYKHFDFILTGGEPSLYFNNPILISVLEHFYHKKIPLFVESNGSIFFEFSPILKELHFTLSVKLSFSLEKESKRINLKALQNILDNAKSVHFKFVLENQNAAQSIIEIQNLLKQLSLKNNEIFLMPLGTTNKELDKNLKALAPLAIEHGFRLSDRLHIRLWDNQKGF, via the coding sequence ATGAAACTCCCGGTCGTTGAGAGCTTTTTTTCCTTACAAGGTGAAGGAAAAAGGATAGGCAAACCCAGTCTTTTTTTGCGATTAGGGGGGTGTAACCTTTCGTGTAAGGGCTTTAATTGTAAAACCTTATTGCATGATGAAATTCTAACAGGTTGCGACAGCTTGTATGCGGTGCATCCTAAATTCAAAACATCTTGGGATTATTACAATGAGCCTAAATCTTTGATTGATCGTTTAGAGAATTTAGCCCCTAATTATAAACATTTTGATTTCATTCTTACAGGCGGGGAGCCAAGCTTGTATTTTAATAACCCTATTTTAATCAGCGTTTTAGAGCATTTTTATCACAAAAAAATCCCTTTATTTGTGGAGAGTAATGGCTCTATTTTTTTTGAATTTAGCCCTATTTTAAAAGAATTGCATTTCACTCTAAGCGTCAAACTTTCTTTTTCTTTAGAGAAAGAAAGCAAGCGGATCAATCTTAAAGCCTTGCAAAATATCTTAGATAACGCTAAAAGCGTGCATTTTAAATTTGTATTGGAGAATCAAAACGCCGCTCAATCTATCATAGAAATTCAAAACCTTTTGAAACAACTCTCATTAAAAAACAATGAAATCTTTTTAATGCCCTTAGGCACAACCAATAAAGAGCTAGACAAAAATCTAAAAGCCCTAGCCCCCCTAGCCATAGAGCATGGTTTCAGGCTGAGCGATAGGCTTCATATCCGCTTGTGGGACAATCAAAAAGGGTTTTGA
- a CDS encoding polyprenyl synthetase family protein, which yields MNNPNLSFYYNECERFESFLNHHHLHLESFHPHLEKAFFEMVLNGGKRFRPKLFLAVLCALVGKKDYSNQQTEYFKIALSIECLHTYSLIHDDLPCMDNAALRRNHPTLHAKYDETTAVLIGDALNTYSFELLSNSLLESHIIVELVRILSANGGIKGMVLGQALDCYFENTPLNLEQLTFLHKHKTAKLISASLMMGLVASGIKDEELFKWLQAFGLKTGLCFQVLDDIIDVTQDEEESGKTTHLDGAKNSFVNLLGLEKASGYAQTLKTEVLDDLNLLKSAYPLLQENLNALLNTLFKGKT from the coding sequence ATGAATAACCCTAATTTATCCTTTTACTATAATGAGTGCGAGCGTTTTGAAAGCTTTTTAAACCACCATCATTTACACCTTGAAAGCTTCCACCCTCATTTGGAAAAAGCCTTTTTTGAAATGGTGCTTAATGGGGGTAAAAGGTTCCGCCCTAAGCTTTTTTTAGCCGTGCTTTGTGCGTTAGTGGGTAAAAAAGATTATTCTAACCAACAAACAGAATATTTTAAAATCGCTTTAAGCATTGAATGCTTACACACTTATTCGCTCATCCATGACGATTTGCCATGCATGGATAATGCCGCTTTAAGGAGAAACCACCCCACTTTACACGCTAAATACGATGAAACCACAGCCGTTTTAATCGGCGATGCACTCAACACTTACTCTTTTGAATTGCTTTCAAATTCTTTGTTAGAAAGCCATATCATTGTGGAATTGGTCAGAATCTTAAGCGCTAATGGGGGGATTAAAGGCATGGTTTTAGGGCAGGCTTTGGATTGCTATTTTGAAAACACGCCCTTAAATTTAGAGCAACTCACTTTCTTACACAAGCATAAAACCGCTAAATTGATTAGCGCAAGCTTGATGATGGGGCTTGTTGCAAGCGGTATTAAAGATGAAGAGCTTTTTAAATGGCTTCAGGCTTTCGGGTTAAAAACGGGTCTTTGTTTTCAAGTGTTAGATGATATTATAGATGTTACACAAGATGAAGAAGAAAGCGGTAAAACCACTCATTTAGACGGCGCTAAAAACAGCTTTGTGAATTTATTGGGGCTAGAGAAGGCAAGCGGTTACGCTCAAACTTTAAAAACAGAGGTTTTAGACGATTTAAACCTATTAAAATCCGCTTATCCTTTATTACAAGAAAATTTAAACGCGTTATTGAACACTCTATTTAAAGGCAAAACATGA